The sequence below is a genomic window from Dyadobacter chenwenxiniae.
TTTGCCCATCACATCATTTAAAAATCAATGAAAAGCTTCCGGTTAATAGTACTTTTTATTTTTATTGGTTCAATTCAGGGGTTTACACAAAGTCTTTCCCGTGTAACGTCAGGCATTGATCTGGGGCTCGGATATCAGGAGGACGAATGGGTGCCGGCAGCATTGTATCACCAGGAATTGAGCCTGGCCAATTTTCAATGGTTCAGAATAGGCTGGGGCGTGCGAACGTGGGGATATTATGCAGGCAGGACAAATTTATTACCAAAAGATAACGCATTATCCCGCGATACACTGGAATTCGGACGTTTGACAGCAAACGGTATAAGTTTTATTTTGGGTGCTAACATCAGGTTGTGGCGCTTTGACATTGGGGCAAACACGGATATTGTGGGCATTGCATTCGGGCTGCGGAGAAGAGCATTATATACCAAACCTGGGTTTTCTGAAGGGGAAGGAGCTAAATATTACAATGCTTACGTAAGAAGTAATCCCAGTACACTCAATTTATTGCCGCTGGCACTGGATAACCAGAACGGAAATTCGGAAGTGTTCCTGCGTTACTGGATCACCGACCGCATCGGTGTAAAGCTGGCCTATATGGCGGGAAGGATAACTTACGCAACCGAAGCCAAGCTGGATAATGGTCAGAAACGCTTCAGTAAAACCTATGGTGTTCCAAACCTTTCCATTTCGTTTCCTTTATATAATTAATCAGCGCACATTATCTTTATTATGACCGAAAAGCTTACCGATTCACATAAATACAAGCTCTGGAAAGGCAAATTGGAAGGCAACGGCCTGGATATTCACCGCGTCGATGAGCTATACAGCCGCAGAAATGGAAAGGGAGAAGTGTTGTTTTCGTTATTATACACAGATGCGACCACACCCGAAGGCAACAAAATCCCGCCCATTTGTTTTCTGAAAGGTGAAGTGGTCAGTGTATTGATCTGTTTCATCGATGTCGAAAGTCGTGAAAAGTATTTGTTACTGGTTCAGCAAAGAAGGATTTGTGACGGGTCGATGACCTTCGAGCACCCAGCCGGAATGCTCGACAGCGAAAGTGACGCAGCCGCGGTTGCTGCCAGGGAGGTTTTTGAAGAAACCGGGATCCAGGTTAAGAAGGAGCAATTAACGAAGGTTAATGAGCAGCCCTTTTATCCGTCCACCGGCACGAGCGACGAGGCCATGTATATGTTTTATTGTGAACTCGAACTCACCGCAGAGGCGATCCACTCTTACCATAATCAGGCACAAGGATTGCTCTCCGACCACGAGTATATCAACACCCACGTGGTTCCGTTCGCCGAAGGTCACAAGCTGATTACCAACGTAAACGGCATTTTGCTTGATTATATGTATCTCAAAGACGTCCAGGACTGGGATCTTTTGAAACAACTATGAATGGGGCAGCAAGCCGAAATTTTGCAAAACATTTCTTGCCGCATTGGTCATAATTCAAAATAGCGGCTATATTTGCACCCCATTACCGGCCAAAAGCCACCCAAGCACCCATAGTTCAATGGATAGAATTTCGGTTTCCGGTACCGACGATATGAGTTCGAATCTCGTTGGGTGCACCCTGAGGGACAAGTCCAAATTAAATGGATTTGTCCCATTTTTTTTGCCTTGTAACTCGTTGGAAATCTGATAGATAAGATCGATTCCTTCATTGATTCGAGGAGTTCGAACTGTGTTTCCGTCAAACACCAAATTATCGGGAAAGATCGAACCCACTAGCTGTCTTTTTTCTTCCAAAGTTCCTGATTCATAGAGGTTTACTAGGTGTTCGAGTCTCGTAAGGGTTTTCTTAAGCAAGTTTGTTGTTTCGCCGTGATCGGACGAAAAATTGTTAAGCCTCTTTTCTAAATCTGTCATCTGCTTAGAACAGTGTTCTTTTAATTGTTGGAAATCATCAGCGCTCGATAGGCCGTCTACCATCTTAATGCGTGCGTTTTGCATTCGCTCGCTAACCTTATCAAGCTCTTGGAGGACATTTCGACGTTCCTGATCTCTTTTTTTTGCTTCTTCCTTGAATCGGGCTAGTAGCAAATCTGAATAGATTTCCAGCCTTCCTGGCCGAGGAATTAACCTTCTAAGTTGAGCCTTAAACTTTTTATTCACCTCCTCCGCTCTGTAGCGTACGCCGCAAGGTGCTTTGCAGTGGTAATAGTGGTAGTAATATTTGTTACCCTTCGAAGCGCTACCTGACAGCATTCGATTGCACTCTGGGCAGATTAGAAACCCACGAAGTGGCAAGGTCTCTTTTGAGACAATTTTTGGCTTGTTAAATGGATTCTTTTTTCTGCCAGATAGCACATCCTGTACTGCGTCGAAAGTATTGGAACTAATAATCGGTTCATGGAGTCCCTGAACACAATGTGCCCTTTCGCTTTCGAATTCCGGTATGAAAATTTTCCCGCAATAAACCGGATTTCTTATCGCAAGCCAAAAGTTGTTCTTGCTGCACTTCAATCCACGCTTCATTGCCATTTTCCAAACCTGTTCGGTATTAAATCGCCCGGTGGCGAGTTCTTCGAAAATCCAACGAAGAATCGGGGCTTTGTTGTCGTCGGGTACTATAGTTTTCCTCCCATCAGGTGAGGTAGTGTTTCGATAGCCAATCGGCGCTGTTGCGACCCATCTTCCTTCTTTTTTCGCACGCCTCATTCCATGAAAAACGTTCAAGGCGCGACGGTCATTTTCTACCTCTGGCGCCGCCAGGTAAAACGCGAGCATCATTTTGTTTTCCGGAATCCGCAAATCTAATGGCTGCTCGATAGCTTGTGGATCTATTCCCAATCGTCGAAGATGGCTTATCATTTGATAGGCATCACCAGCATTTCTGCTAAACCGGTCCCATTTTGTGAACAGGATGTGGGCAATATTTGATCGCTTGTTATTTTTTAGGCGTTGTAATAATAACTGCCATTGTGGTCGTATGAATGTTTTGGCTGAATGATCTTCCAAGATCACCTCACTGACTTCGATCGAATTGATTTTGCACCAGTTTCGAAGCCGTTCTTCCTGATCTCTTTGTGAGTAGCCCTTTTCTGCTTGTTCGTCAGTGCTCACTCTGACATAGAGGATAGCTTGTGCCATTGAGTTAACGTTTTGTTGATGAGATGCTTTCGCTATTAATAATATCGCGAAAATACTGATTAACAGCCAATGTAACCAGTTGTTGCATCGAATTGAGCATCAACGTTGCTTGTTCATAGGAGATTTCGTCACCTATTTCTTTTAAATCATTTATAATTTTCTGGATTTGAAGTCTTTTTTGTTCGTTGGTCGTTTCCATTCCCCTCTGCCATTTCTCTCAGCTTAAATTTAAACCTAGAGAAATGTGGAACAAAGACCCTTTCGATTTTCGAATAGGTGACCTTGTCAGGAAGGTACATAATCTACTGGAATTGATTGTCCCGCTAAATTTCTTAACGTAAAAGAGATGAACTTGACACGCTAATATTCCACCCGCAACGGAACAAATGTCGAACCGGCTGCTTGATGATTTAAAATTAATATCAGGATTAATTATCTGAAAATGAGGACAATGTATGCGGTCTGCCGATTGATTGGTGTACAGAAATACCGGTGTTTAAGTGAAATTTCCATGTCCTGCTAAAACCTGGCGTTCTATCGTTCGAAGGAATGTTTGGGTACATTATAAGCGGAGTGGCACACCTTAATCTTTACTTTTCGTAGGCTCCAAGCTTCCACATGCAAACGTTCGTATTTTTGGACAAATTCCAAATGTAGTATTTTCGCCTAAAAAGCAGAGCCCCTTTGAGATACATCTGACTGATGATAATATGAATTTGGCAAACCATTGTTTCAGACGACTCAGCTCGCGGCTGCCATTTCATAGGGAAAATAAGTATGGCAAATCTCTCCCACATCATAAACTTCACAAAGTTGGCTCTTGTCTTCCCATTGTTCCAAATTACTGCGATTCGCCTGCTGCAAGTATTGGTGAGTGACTAGCGCGTATGTATGTGAGTGGATTCCCGCCGAAAGCTACCCGATTTCATAGTTGTCGAGTTAATGTTAGCCATTCCTTGTTTACCCTGTAAATTTCAATGACTGTATTAAGTCATTAATGATTACTAAATGATAGGTTAATATAAATGGGCTTCCTGCAAAATTTCCCGAAGTTTCTGCTTTTAAAAGGCTTTCATTTTCTTTTTCTTCAAAGCCGACAGGCTTTATGGTAGCCTTGTATCGCTCGTTAGAATCGGCAATCCAATGTTCTATTTCTTTTCTCCCATTGTGCGTTTTTCCTTCGTCAAACACTACGGCGGTTTCAGAAAAGCAATTTGCGTATGCGACGCTATCAAAACTGTTTTGCGTTTCTACTAAATCGGCTACTACTTTTGGTAAGTTCATTTTTGTGTTTTTTTGAGGTTGTTAAATAGTGGGAACAGTTCCTCCGTCAATGACATATTCTGTCCCTGTGAGGTAACTTGCTCTTGGCGAAACCAAAAAGCCGACAAGTTCTGCAACTTCTTCAGGTTGGGCAGGTCTTCCAAAGGGTATTCCACCCAATGCATCCATCACCCCCTGTTGCGCTTCTTCTACGGTACTATTCGCGTTTCTTGCAAGTTCGCCCAGCCAGGCTTCCGATGCTGTCGTATTGATCCAGCCTGGCGAAACAGTCAGCACCCGCACACCCGTAGGGGCAACTCCGTTGGATAAGCTTTTACTGTAGTTTCTCAATGCTGCTTTTGCGGCTGCGTAAGGCAAAGTTGAATCGTACAAAGGCAGTATGCCCTGTATGGAAGCAATGTGAATGATAACACCACTCTTTCGATCGATCATTTGTGGTAAAAATCCTCTGTCCAGCCGAACCGGGGCAAGCAAATTGGCCTGTAGCGTTGATTCCCAATCTTCATCACTCAATACAGCAAATCCACCGGCAGGCGTTGATGACGATCCAAGATTGTTTACCAGAATATCCAGCTTTCCATAAGCCGATAGCACCTCGCTTACCACCTTTTGTGATCCCTCCGCCTTACTTAAATCAGCGGAAATGAAATGCAACTTCTCGTTTTGCTCTTCCGGTGCGTTTCTCGCGGTGATAATCACAGTTGCACCAGCTTGCAAAAGCCTTTCTGCAATTGCTCTTCCGGCGCCTTTTGTACCCCCGGTTACCAAAGCAATCTTGCCTGATAATTCATTGTTAAAATTAAACTGTTCCATTGTATTGTCCTTTGCTTAAAAATGAATGATAGGACAAAATTGGCGTGTAAATGAAGTTTAGACAAGTACGGAATTACGATTCATATAGGGATAAATTGATCCCCTATTGCACTAACTGATACATACGCTTAATTTTGAAATATGTATGAGAGAAAGACAACACCAAACCTGAATTGCGGACTTGACCTGATAGGTGAAGTGCTTTATGGCAAATGGAAAATCCGCTTGCTCTGGTTTATTGACCA
It includes:
- a CDS encoding NUDIX hydrolase, which encodes MTEKLTDSHKYKLWKGKLEGNGLDIHRVDELYSRRNGKGEVLFSLLYTDATTPEGNKIPPICFLKGEVVSVLICFIDVESREKYLLLVQQRRICDGSMTFEHPAGMLDSESDAAAVAAREVFEETGIQVKKEQLTKVNEQPFYPSTGTSDEAMYMFYCELELTAEAIHSYHNQAQGLLSDHEYINTHVVPFAEGHKLITNVNGILLDYMYLKDVQDWDLLKQL
- a CDS encoding nuclear transport factor 2 family protein; this encodes MNLPKVVADLVETQNSFDSVAYANCFSETAVVFDEGKTHNGRKEIEHWIADSNERYKATIKPVGFEEKENESLLKAETSGNFAGSPFILTYHLVIINDLIQSLKFTG
- a CDS encoding SDR family oxidoreductase, which encodes MEQFNFNNELSGKIALVTGGTKGAGRAIAERLLQAGATVIITARNAPEEQNEKLHFISADLSKAEGSQKVVSEVLSAYGKLDILVNNLGSSSTPAGGFAVLSDEDWESTLQANLLAPVRLDRGFLPQMIDRKSGVIIHIASIQGILPLYDSTLPYAAAKAALRNYSKSLSNGVAPTGVRVLTVSPGWINTTASEAWLGELARNANSTVEEAQQGVMDALGGIPFGRPAQPEEVAELVGFLVSPRASYLTGTEYVIDGGTVPTI